In a single window of the Thunnus albacares chromosome 1, fThuAlb1.1, whole genome shotgun sequence genome:
- the madd gene encoding MAP kinase-activating death domain protein isoform X3, producing MEKKKMCPRLLDYLVVVGARQPSSDSVAQTPQLLRRYPLEDHHDFPLPPDVVFFCQPEGCLSIRQRRVSLRDDSSFVFTLTDKDSGITRYGICVNFYRSFQRGHHRTRGDKSSHTETAAQGAETTSEGLDGSGGGPASTLAPPNNAESAPQPASGEETGQPGAEPNAGKSPQHRRSAAKMAARNRNSTLTSLCILSHYPFFSTFRECLYILKRLVDCCSQRLTQRAGLPRATQRDTMWRVFTGALSVEEKGSQLLADLREIESWVYRLLRSPVPVAGQRRVDVEMLPHELKRPLTFALPDNSRFSMVDFPLHLPLELLGVDACLQVLSCVLLEHKVILQSRDYNALSMSVMAFVAMIYPLEYMFPVIPLLPTCMASAEQLLLAPTPYIIGVPASFFLYKSDFKMPDDLWLVDLDSSKVIAPTNAEILPPLPEPEAGELKKHLKQCLVRLTVITQKQIFSSENKALASMSLNTQPILNLEKFQEGQEIPLLPPGRDKASPSSTEFNPLIYGNDVDSVDVATRVAMVRFFNSPNVLQGFQMHTRTLRLFPRPVVAFQSSSFLASRPRRSCFADKLSHTQAVEFYGEWALNPTNLAFQRIHNNVFDPSLIGDKPKWYAHQLQPVVYRVYDGSSQLVEAMAGPLEDEGNESDPTDSGSDSEAYDDSSSSYSSLGDLVSEMIQGDIQGDTPSLEPHTHAALGDASEVEFQDFQDIREGQSSEGPPSGDGPAEPSDGQPLRSSSSTTASSSPSTIIQGVNHEQGEAPEMEALPSAALQNPVPGLGSQPFLRAPAEAGLVDPANKKQEYDNPYFEPQYGFPSEDDPDAEEQVESYTPRFNQNLNGNKAQRPLRPSSLRLPGESDGEGDSRNSSPNSTISNSSNDGFGGLMSFASNLYKNHGTSFSLSNLALPNKAAREKSTPFPSLKGARAPRALVDQKSSVIKHSPTVKRESPSPQGRVNNTSENQQFLKEVVQSVLDGQGVGWLNMKKVRRLLENEQLRVFVLSKLNRAVQSEEDARQEIIRDVEVSRKVYKGMLDILKCTVSSLEHSYTNAGLGGMASVFSLLEIARTHYQTKDPEKRKRSPTDSAGSPGSKESPSGRMETARPQGLLNIPHLQLPHHATGRGARHFDTRSLNEENFIASIGSEGAKQQRPQVTDAEEKKSQISADSGLSVTSGSQKSDTESVTSSEPPILTRSTSQDSEASTVISNSSGETLGADSDLSSTAGDGLGGRTAPHLTQSRGTLSDSEIETNPATSAVFGKTHTLKPGAKDHLPAMAKGPPPQPMEDISMRIYLCEGLLGRDKSSVWDQLEDAAMETFSLSKERSTLWDQVQFWEDAYLDAVMLEREGMGMDQGPQEMIERYLSLGDHDRKRLEDDEDRLLATLLYNMIAYMLMMKVSKNDIRKKVRRLMGKSHIGLTYSQEINELLDKLAQMNGRELSIRPSGSRHIKKQTFVVHAGTDTTGDIFFMEVCDDCIVLRSNIGTVYERWWYEKLINMTYCPKTKVLCLWRRNGQETQLNKFYTKKCRELYYCVKDSMERAAARQQSIKPGPELGGEFPVQDMKTGEGGLLQVTLEGINLKFMHSQVFIELSHIKKCNTVKGVFVLEEFVPETKEVVIHKYKTPMAHQICYSVLCLFSYVAAVKGKEAEGKPKILSPRPLPS from the exons atggagaaaaagaaaatgtgccCTCGCCTTCTCGACTACTTGGTGGTGGTCGGAGCAAG GCAACCAAGTAGTGATAGTGTGGCTCAGACCCCACAGCTCCTCCGCCGCTACCCACTGGAAGACCACCACGACTTTCCACTCCCACCAGACGTGGTGTTCTTCTGCCAACCAGAGGGCTGCCTGAGCATACGCCAGCGTAGGGTCAGCCTGCGTGACGACTCCTCATTTGTTTTCACTCTGACCGACAAGGACTCAGGAATCACTCGCTATGGAATCTGCGTCAACTTCTACCGCTCTTTTCAGCGAGGGCATCACCGTACCCGCGGGGACAAGAgcagtcacacagagacagcagcacAAGGGGCGGAAACCACGAGCGAGGGGCTCGACGGCAGCGGCGGAGGCCCGGCTTCCACGTTAGCGCCGCCTAACAACGCCGAGTCAGCGCCCCAGCCTGCCTCTGGAGAAGAAACCGGACAACCGGGTGCCGAGCCGAACGCCGGAAAATCCCCGCAGCACAGACGAAGCGCGGCTAAGATGGCAGCCAGGAACCGCAACAGCACGCTGACCTCGCTGTGCATACTCAGCCACTACCCCTTCTTCTCCACCTTTAGGGAATGCCTATATATTCTCAAGAGGCTGGTGGACTGCTGCAGTCAGAGGCTAACACAGCGTGCCGGGCTCCCCCGCGCCACCCAGAG GGACACCATGTGGCGAGTGTTCACCGGGGCGCTGTCGGTGGAAGAGAAAGGCAGCCAGCTGCTGGCAGACCTGCGGGAGATTGAATCCTGGGTGTACCGGTTGCTGCGTTCACCTGTGCCAGTGGCGGGTCAGAGGCGCGTGGATGTGGAAATGCTTCCCCACGAACTCAAACGGCCTCTCACCTTTGCACTGCCTGACAACTCCCGCTTCTCCATGGTCGACTTCCCCCTCCACCTGCCCTTAGAGCTGCTGGGTGTGGACGCCTGTCTGCAGGTTCTCAGCTGTGTCCTGCTAGAGCACAAG gTTATTCTTCAATCCAGAGATTACAACGCTTTGTCTATGAGTGTAATGGCCTTTGTGGCCATGATCTACCCTCTGGAGTACATGTTCCCCGTCATCCCCTTACTGCCGACATGCATGGCCTCAGCTGAACAG CTCCTTCTTGCCCCCACTCCCTACATTATAGGTGTGCCAGCTAGCTTCTTCCTCTACAAATCTGATTTCAAAATGCCAGATGATCTGTGGCTTGTGGACCTTGACAGCAGCAAG gttATAGCACCCACCAATGCAGAGATTCTACCACCTCTTCCAGAGCCTGAAGCCGGCGAGCTTAAGAAACATCTGAAGCAG TGTCTGGTTAGGTTGACCGTGATCACCCAAAAGCAGATCTTCTCCTCTGAAAATAAG GCCTTGGCCAGTATGAGTTTGAACACCCAACCCATTCTGAACCTGGAGAAGTTCCAGGAAGGTCAGGAGATACCCCTGCTCCCACCTGGACGAGATAAAGCTTCGCCATCCTCCACGGAGTTCAACCCCCTGATTTATGGCAACGATGTTGATTCTGTGGATGTAGCCACCAG GGTTGCCATGGTACGGTTCTTCAACTCCCCGAATGTTCTCCAGGGGTTCCAGATGCACACTCGGACCTTGCGTCTCTTCCCCCGTCCTGTGGTGGCTTTTCAGTCGTCGTCTTTTCTTGCATCTCGGCCACGGCGTTCTTGCTTTGCAGATAAACTGTCTCACACCCAGGCAGTGGAGTTCTATGGAGAGTGGGCTTTGAATCCCACCAATCTCGCCTTTCAGAGGATACATAACA ATGTGTTTGACCCCTCCTTAATTGGTGACAAACCCAAGTGGTATGCTCACCAGCTACAGCCAGTGGTCTACCGGGTGTACGATGGAAGCTCCCAGCTGGTTGAGGCTATGGCTGGTCCTTTAGAGGACGAGGGCAACGAATCTGACCCCACAGACAG TGGTAGTGACAGTGAGGCATACGATGACTCCAGCTCTTCCTACTCCTCACTTGGAGACCTTGTGAGTGAGATGATCCAAGGAGACATCCAGGGAGACACGCCGA GCTTAGAACCACATACCCATGCTGCACTCGGAGATGCAAGTGAGGTTGAGTTTCAAGATTTCCAGGACATCAGGGAAGGCCAGAGCTCGGAGGGTCCACCCAGTGGGGACGGACCTGCTGAACCCTCTGATGGACAACCCCTTCGCTCAAGCTCCAGCACAACTGCAAGCTCAAGTCCCAGCACAATCATCCAGGGGGTCAACCAT gagCAAGGGGAAGCACCTGAAATGGAGGCATTACCAAGTGCCGCCTTACAGAATCCTGTCCCAGGACTGGGCAGCCAGCCGTTCCTCAGAGCTCCAGCTGAAGCTGGCCTGGTGGACCCAgccaacaaaaaacaagagtATGACAACCCATACTTTGAGCCTCAGTATGGCTTCCCCTCTGAGGATGACCCTGATGCAGAAGAGCAAGTGGAGTCATACACCCCTCGATTCAACCAGAACCTCAATGGCAACAA GGCACAGCGTCCTTTACGTCCCAGTAGTCTGAGGCTCCCCGGTGAGTCTGACGGGGAGGGAGATTCTCGCAACAGCTCGCCAAACTCCACTATTTCCAACAGCAGCAATGATGGATTTGGAGGACTCATGTCCTTTGCTA GCAACCTTTACAAGAACCACGGCACCAGTTTCAGCCTGTCCAATCTCGCTCTTCCCAACAAAGCAGCGAGGGAGAAATCAACGCCTTTCCCGAGTTTAAAAG GCGCACGTGCACCTCGGGCACTCGTGGATCAGAAGTCTTCTGTAATCAAGCACAGTCCAACAGTGAAGAGAGAGTCGCCCTCTCCTCAGGGTCGCGTCAACAACACAAG CGAGAACCAGCAGTTCTTAAAGGAAGTGGTGCAGAGTGTCCTGGACGGACAGGGAGTCGGCTGGCTCAACATGAAGAAAGTGCGCCGCCTGCTGGAGAACGAGCAGCTTCGTGTCTTTGTGCTCAGCAAGCTGAACAGAGCTGTGCAGTCGGAGGAAGACGCCAGACAGGAGATCATACGTGATGTG GAGGTGAGCCGAAAGGTGTACAAAGGCATGCTGGACATCTTGAAGTGCACAGTTTCCAGTCTGGAGCACTCCTACACTAATGCAGGCCTTGGAGGAATGGCTAGTGTATTCAGCTTATTGGAGATTGCACGCACACATTATCAAACCAAAG ACCCAGAAAAACGCAAGCGAAGCCCCACAGACAGTGCTGGAAGCCCAGGGAGTAAAGAGAGTCCTTCTGGTCGTATGGAGACCGCCAGACCTCAGGGCCTTCTGAATATTCCTCACCTGCAGCTGCCGCACCACGCAACGGGCAGAGGAGCCCGCCATTTTGATACGCGGAGTCTGAACGAGGAGAACTTTATTGCCTCGATTG GGTCTGAAGGAGCGAAGCAGCAGCGCCCCCAGGTGACTGATGCAGAGGAGAAGAAATCACAGATTAGTGCCGATAGCGGTCTCAGCGTCACATCTGGATCTCAG AAGAGCGACACAGAGTCTGTAACGAGCTCAGAGCCTCCGATCCTGACGAGAAGCACCAGCCAGGACTCAGAGGCTAGCACAGTG ataaGCAATAGCTCTGGAGAGACTCTGGGAGCTGACAGTGACCTGAGCAGCACAGCAGGAGACGGCCTTGGTGGGAGAACTGCTCCTCATTTAACTCAGTCCAGAGGGACGCTTTCTGACAGCGAGATTGAAACCAACCCGGCCACCAGTGCAGTGTTT GGAAAGACCCACACACTGAAACCAGGTGCAAAAGATCATTTACCTGCTATGGCGAAGGGACCGCCCCCCCAACCCATGGAGGACATCAGTATGAGGATCTACCTGTGTGAAGGCCTGCTGG GCCGCGATAAGAGCTCCGTTTGGGATCAACTAGAAGATGCTGCCATGGAAACCTTTTCTCTAA GTAAGGAGCGCTCCACACTGTGGGACCAGGTGCAGTTCTGGGAGGATGCCTACTTAGATGCCGTCATGTTGGAGCGTGAGGGGATGGGGATGGACCAGGGACCTCAGGAGATGATCGAAAG ATACCTGTCACTGGGAGACCATGACCGCAAGCGTCTGGAGGATGATGAGGACAGACTTCTGGCTACCCTGCTGTACAATATGATAGCATACATGCTAATGATGAAA gTGAGTAAAAATGACATCCGGAAGAAAGTGAGGCGTTTGATGGGGAAGTCCCACATCGGCCTCACATACAGCCAAGAGATCAATGAGTTGCTGGACAAACTGGCCCAAATG aaCGGCCGCGAGCTGTCCATCAGGCCCAGCGGAAGCCGTCACATCAAGAAGCAAACGTTTGTCGTTCACGCCGGCACCGACACCACAGGAGACATCTTTTTCATGGAG GTGTGCGACGACTGCATAGTCCTGCGCAGCAACATCGGCACGGTCTACGAGCGCTGGTGGTACGAGAAGCTCATCAACATGACTTACTGCCCCAAGACCAAGGTGCTGTGCCTCTGGAGACGCAACGGCCAAGAGACACAGCTCAACAAGTTTTATACCAAAAAG TGTCGTGAACTCTACTACTGTGTTAAAGACAGTATGGAAAGAGCTGCAGCAAGACAGCAAAGCATTAAACCAG GTCCTGAGCTGGGCGGAGAGTTCCCCGTCCAGGACATGAAAACTGGTGAAGGGGGACTGCTGCAGGTCACGCTGGAAGGAATCAACCTGAAATTCATGCACAGCCAG gttTTCATAGAGCTGAGTCACATTAAAAAGTGCAATACAGTGAAGGGAGTCTTTGTCCTGGAGGAATTTG
- the madd gene encoding MAP kinase-activating death domain protein isoform X8, with protein MEKKKMCPRLLDYLVVVGARQPSSDSVAQTPQLLRRYPLEDHHDFPLPPDVVFFCQPEGCLSIRQRRVSLRDDSSFVFTLTDKDSGITRYGICVNFYRSFQRGHHRTRGDKSSHTETAAQGAETTSEGLDGSGGGPASTLAPPNNAESAPQPASGEETGQPGAEPNAGKSPQHRRSAAKMAARNRNSTLTSLCILSHYPFFSTFRECLYILKRLVDCCSQRLTQRAGLPRATQRDTMWRVFTGALSVEEKGSQLLADLREIESWVYRLLRSPVPVAGQRRVDVEMLPHELKRPLTFALPDNSRFSMVDFPLHLPLELLGVDACLQVLSCVLLEHKVILQSRDYNALSMSVMAFVAMIYPLEYMFPVIPLLPTCMASAEQLLLAPTPYIIGVPASFFLYKSDFKMPDDLWLVDLDSSKVIAPTNAEILPPLPEPEAGELKKHLKQCLVRLTVITQKQIFSSENKALASMSLNTQPILNLEKFQEGQEIPLLPPGRDKASPSSTEFNPLIYGNDVDSVDVATRVAMVRFFNSPNVLQGFQMHTRTLRLFPRPVVAFQSSSFLASRPRRSCFADKLSHTQAVEFYGEWALNPTNLAFQRIHNNVFDPSLIGDKPKWYAHQLQPVVYRVYDGSSQLVEAMAGPLEDEGNESDPTDSGSDSEAYDDSSSSYSSLGDLVSEMIQGDIQGDTPSLEPHTHAALGDASEVEFQDFQDIREGQSSEGPPSGDGPAEPSDGQPLRSSSSTTASSSPSTIIQGVNHEQGEAPEMEALPSAALQNPVPGLGSQPFLRAPAEAGLVDPANKKQEYDNPYFEPQYGFPSEDDPDAEEQVESYTPRFNQNLNGNKAQRPLRPSSLRLPGESDGEGDSRNSSPNSTISNSSNDGFGGLMSFASNLYKNHGTSFSLSNLALPNKAAREKSTPFPSLKGARAPRALVDQKSSVIKHSPTVKRESPSPQGRVNNTSENQQFLKEVVQSVLDGQGVGWLNMKKVRRLLENEQLRVFVLSKLNRAVQSEEDARQEIIRDVEVSRKVYKGMLDILKCTVSSLEHSYTNAGLGGMASVFSLLEIARTHYQTKDPEKRKRSPTDSAGSPGSKESPSGRMETARPQGLLNIPHLQLPHHATGRGARHFDTRSLNEENFIASIELWSKHQDKQKAMEKPQRSEGAKQQRPQVTDAEEKKSQISADSGLSVTSGSQKSDTESVTSSEPPILTRSTSQDSEASTISNSSGETLGADSDLSSTAGDGLGGRTAPHLTQSRGTLSDSEIETNPATSAVFGKTHTLKPGAKDHLPAMAKGPPPQPMEDISMRIYLCEGLLGRDKSSVWDQLEDAAMETFSLSKERSTLWDQVQFWEDAYLDAVMLEREGMGMDQGPQEMIERYLSLGDHDRKRLEDDEDRLLATLLYNMIAYMLMMKVSKNDIRKKVRRLMGKSHIGLTYSQEINELLDKLAQMNGRELSIRPSGSRHIKKQTFVVHAGTDTTGDIFFMEVCDDCIVLRSNIGTVYERWWYEKLINMTYCPKTKVLCLWRRNGQETQLNKFYTKKCRELYYCVKDSMERAAARQQSIKPGPELGGEFPVQDMKTGEGGLLQVTLEGINLKFMHSQFLKLKKW; from the exons atggagaaaaagaaaatgtgccCTCGCCTTCTCGACTACTTGGTGGTGGTCGGAGCAAG GCAACCAAGTAGTGATAGTGTGGCTCAGACCCCACAGCTCCTCCGCCGCTACCCACTGGAAGACCACCACGACTTTCCACTCCCACCAGACGTGGTGTTCTTCTGCCAACCAGAGGGCTGCCTGAGCATACGCCAGCGTAGGGTCAGCCTGCGTGACGACTCCTCATTTGTTTTCACTCTGACCGACAAGGACTCAGGAATCACTCGCTATGGAATCTGCGTCAACTTCTACCGCTCTTTTCAGCGAGGGCATCACCGTACCCGCGGGGACAAGAgcagtcacacagagacagcagcacAAGGGGCGGAAACCACGAGCGAGGGGCTCGACGGCAGCGGCGGAGGCCCGGCTTCCACGTTAGCGCCGCCTAACAACGCCGAGTCAGCGCCCCAGCCTGCCTCTGGAGAAGAAACCGGACAACCGGGTGCCGAGCCGAACGCCGGAAAATCCCCGCAGCACAGACGAAGCGCGGCTAAGATGGCAGCCAGGAACCGCAACAGCACGCTGACCTCGCTGTGCATACTCAGCCACTACCCCTTCTTCTCCACCTTTAGGGAATGCCTATATATTCTCAAGAGGCTGGTGGACTGCTGCAGTCAGAGGCTAACACAGCGTGCCGGGCTCCCCCGCGCCACCCAGAG GGACACCATGTGGCGAGTGTTCACCGGGGCGCTGTCGGTGGAAGAGAAAGGCAGCCAGCTGCTGGCAGACCTGCGGGAGATTGAATCCTGGGTGTACCGGTTGCTGCGTTCACCTGTGCCAGTGGCGGGTCAGAGGCGCGTGGATGTGGAAATGCTTCCCCACGAACTCAAACGGCCTCTCACCTTTGCACTGCCTGACAACTCCCGCTTCTCCATGGTCGACTTCCCCCTCCACCTGCCCTTAGAGCTGCTGGGTGTGGACGCCTGTCTGCAGGTTCTCAGCTGTGTCCTGCTAGAGCACAAG gTTATTCTTCAATCCAGAGATTACAACGCTTTGTCTATGAGTGTAATGGCCTTTGTGGCCATGATCTACCCTCTGGAGTACATGTTCCCCGTCATCCCCTTACTGCCGACATGCATGGCCTCAGCTGAACAG CTCCTTCTTGCCCCCACTCCCTACATTATAGGTGTGCCAGCTAGCTTCTTCCTCTACAAATCTGATTTCAAAATGCCAGATGATCTGTGGCTTGTGGACCTTGACAGCAGCAAG gttATAGCACCCACCAATGCAGAGATTCTACCACCTCTTCCAGAGCCTGAAGCCGGCGAGCTTAAGAAACATCTGAAGCAG TGTCTGGTTAGGTTGACCGTGATCACCCAAAAGCAGATCTTCTCCTCTGAAAATAAG GCCTTGGCCAGTATGAGTTTGAACACCCAACCCATTCTGAACCTGGAGAAGTTCCAGGAAGGTCAGGAGATACCCCTGCTCCCACCTGGACGAGATAAAGCTTCGCCATCCTCCACGGAGTTCAACCCCCTGATTTATGGCAACGATGTTGATTCTGTGGATGTAGCCACCAG GGTTGCCATGGTACGGTTCTTCAACTCCCCGAATGTTCTCCAGGGGTTCCAGATGCACACTCGGACCTTGCGTCTCTTCCCCCGTCCTGTGGTGGCTTTTCAGTCGTCGTCTTTTCTTGCATCTCGGCCACGGCGTTCTTGCTTTGCAGATAAACTGTCTCACACCCAGGCAGTGGAGTTCTATGGAGAGTGGGCTTTGAATCCCACCAATCTCGCCTTTCAGAGGATACATAACA ATGTGTTTGACCCCTCCTTAATTGGTGACAAACCCAAGTGGTATGCTCACCAGCTACAGCCAGTGGTCTACCGGGTGTACGATGGAAGCTCCCAGCTGGTTGAGGCTATGGCTGGTCCTTTAGAGGACGAGGGCAACGAATCTGACCCCACAGACAG TGGTAGTGACAGTGAGGCATACGATGACTCCAGCTCTTCCTACTCCTCACTTGGAGACCTTGTGAGTGAGATGATCCAAGGAGACATCCAGGGAGACACGCCGA GCTTAGAACCACATACCCATGCTGCACTCGGAGATGCAAGTGAGGTTGAGTTTCAAGATTTCCAGGACATCAGGGAAGGCCAGAGCTCGGAGGGTCCACCCAGTGGGGACGGACCTGCTGAACCCTCTGATGGACAACCCCTTCGCTCAAGCTCCAGCACAACTGCAAGCTCAAGTCCCAGCACAATCATCCAGGGGGTCAACCAT gagCAAGGGGAAGCACCTGAAATGGAGGCATTACCAAGTGCCGCCTTACAGAATCCTGTCCCAGGACTGGGCAGCCAGCCGTTCCTCAGAGCTCCAGCTGAAGCTGGCCTGGTGGACCCAgccaacaaaaaacaagagtATGACAACCCATACTTTGAGCCTCAGTATGGCTTCCCCTCTGAGGATGACCCTGATGCAGAAGAGCAAGTGGAGTCATACACCCCTCGATTCAACCAGAACCTCAATGGCAACAA GGCACAGCGTCCTTTACGTCCCAGTAGTCTGAGGCTCCCCGGTGAGTCTGACGGGGAGGGAGATTCTCGCAACAGCTCGCCAAACTCCACTATTTCCAACAGCAGCAATGATGGATTTGGAGGACTCATGTCCTTTGCTA GCAACCTTTACAAGAACCACGGCACCAGTTTCAGCCTGTCCAATCTCGCTCTTCCCAACAAAGCAGCGAGGGAGAAATCAACGCCTTTCCCGAGTTTAAAAG GCGCACGTGCACCTCGGGCACTCGTGGATCAGAAGTCTTCTGTAATCAAGCACAGTCCAACAGTGAAGAGAGAGTCGCCCTCTCCTCAGGGTCGCGTCAACAACACAAG CGAGAACCAGCAGTTCTTAAAGGAAGTGGTGCAGAGTGTCCTGGACGGACAGGGAGTCGGCTGGCTCAACATGAAGAAAGTGCGCCGCCTGCTGGAGAACGAGCAGCTTCGTGTCTTTGTGCTCAGCAAGCTGAACAGAGCTGTGCAGTCGGAGGAAGACGCCAGACAGGAGATCATACGTGATGTG GAGGTGAGCCGAAAGGTGTACAAAGGCATGCTGGACATCTTGAAGTGCACAGTTTCCAGTCTGGAGCACTCCTACACTAATGCAGGCCTTGGAGGAATGGCTAGTGTATTCAGCTTATTGGAGATTGCACGCACACATTATCAAACCAAAG ACCCAGAAAAACGCAAGCGAAGCCCCACAGACAGTGCTGGAAGCCCAGGGAGTAAAGAGAGTCCTTCTGGTCGTATGGAGACCGCCAGACCTCAGGGCCTTCTGAATATTCCTCACCTGCAGCTGCCGCACCACGCAACGGGCAGAGGAGCCCGCCATTTTGATACGCGGAGTCTGAACGAGGAGAACTTTATTGCCTCGATTG AATTGTGGAGCAAGCACCAGGATAAGCAAAAAGCTATGGAAAAACCACAGA GGTCTGAAGGAGCGAAGCAGCAGCGCCCCCAGGTGACTGATGCAGAGGAGAAGAAATCACAGATTAGTGCCGATAGCGGTCTCAGCGTCACATCTGGATCTCAG AAGAGCGACACAGAGTCTGTAACGAGCTCAGAGCCTCCGATCCTGACGAGAAGCACCAGCCAGGACTCAGAGGCTAGCACA ataaGCAATAGCTCTGGAGAGACTCTGGGAGCTGACAGTGACCTGAGCAGCACAGCAGGAGACGGCCTTGGTGGGAGAACTGCTCCTCATTTAACTCAGTCCAGAGGGACGCTTTCTGACAGCGAGATTGAAACCAACCCGGCCACCAGTGCAGTGTTT GGAAAGACCCACACACTGAAACCAGGTGCAAAAGATCATTTACCTGCTATGGCGAAGGGACCGCCCCCCCAACCCATGGAGGACATCAGTATGAGGATCTACCTGTGTGAAGGCCTGCTGG GCCGCGATAAGAGCTCCGTTTGGGATCAACTAGAAGATGCTGCCATGGAAACCTTTTCTCTAA GTAAGGAGCGCTCCACACTGTGGGACCAGGTGCAGTTCTGGGAGGATGCCTACTTAGATGCCGTCATGTTGGAGCGTGAGGGGATGGGGATGGACCAGGGACCTCAGGAGATGATCGAAAG ATACCTGTCACTGGGAGACCATGACCGCAAGCGTCTGGAGGATGATGAGGACAGACTTCTGGCTACCCTGCTGTACAATATGATAGCATACATGCTAATGATGAAA gTGAGTAAAAATGACATCCGGAAGAAAGTGAGGCGTTTGATGGGGAAGTCCCACATCGGCCTCACATACAGCCAAGAGATCAATGAGTTGCTGGACAAACTGGCCCAAATG aaCGGCCGCGAGCTGTCCATCAGGCCCAGCGGAAGCCGTCACATCAAGAAGCAAACGTTTGTCGTTCACGCCGGCACCGACACCACAGGAGACATCTTTTTCATGGAG GTGTGCGACGACTGCATAGTCCTGCGCAGCAACATCGGCACGGTCTACGAGCGCTGGTGGTACGAGAAGCTCATCAACATGACTTACTGCCCCAAGACCAAGGTGCTGTGCCTCTGGAGACGCAACGGCCAAGAGACACAGCTCAACAAGTTTTATACCAAAAAG TGTCGTGAACTCTACTACTGTGTTAAAGACAGTATGGAAAGAGCTGCAGCAAGACAGCAAAGCATTAAACCAG GTCCTGAGCTGGGCGGAGAGTTCCCCGTCCAGGACATGAAAACTGGTGAAGGGGGACTGCTGCAGGTCACGCTGGAAGGAATCAACCTGAAATTCATGCACAGCCAG